The following proteins are encoded in a genomic region of Camelus ferus isolate YT-003-E chromosome 8, BCGSAC_Cfer_1.0, whole genome shotgun sequence:
- the FAM162B gene encoding protein FAM162B, whose product MLAAVRGLLRLRLGRVPHCPAGAPPEAERRPVASLRRRGLRRYSSGGAPSGSGPQGSAGKIHRVPAEHTPSQFDKKILLWTGRFKAMEEIPPRVPPEMIDAARNKARVKACYIMIGLTIIACFAVIASGKRAAERHESLTSWNLAKKAKWREEAALAAQAKAK is encoded by the exons ATGCTCGCCGCTGTCAGGGGCCTCCTGCGCCTCCGCCTGGGGCGCGTCCCCCACTGCCCCGCGGGAGCGCCTCCAGAAGCCGAGCGACGGCCCGTCGCGTCTCTTCGGCGCAGAGGTCTCCGGCGGTACTCCAGCGGCGGGGCCCCCAGCGGCTCGGGGCCCCAAGGTTCCG CAGGGAAGATCCACAGGGTCCCCGCCGAGCACACGCCGTCGCAGTTCGACAAGAAAATCCTGCTGTGGACCGGGCGTTTCAAAGCGATGGAGGAGATCCCGCCTCGGGTTCC GCCAGAAATGATAGATGCTGCAAGAAACAAAGCTCGAGTGAAAGCTTGTTACATAATGATTGGACTCACGATTATCGCCTGCTTTGCAGTGATAGCGTCAGGCAAAAGG gCTGCAGAACGACATGAATCCTTAACAAGTTGGAACCTGGCAAAGAAAGCTAAGTGGCGAGAAGAAGCTGCGTTGGCTGCACAGGCCAAGGCGAAATGA